Sequence from the Methanobacterium alkalithermotolerans genome:
ATTCTTAGTGGTGGTTTTAAACTCCCCAAAGTCTCCCTGTACATTTACTTCATGTTCATTTCGATCCACATCCGGATCCACAATTATTTTAACATCCACGTCTATTTCGCAAGCTATGCTCAGGGCAGCAGCCACATTAATGTTTACAGGAAATCTTTGTACAGCCTCTGATGCTTTGCCCTCATATAGTATTTTTTCTTCATCAGTTTCAATCCCCAGTGACCGTGGAGGCTTTCTGGTGATGAGGGTTGCTTTATTTATATGGCCAATCGAAGCAGCTTTGATACCATCCAATCCAACTATGGCTCCGGAAGGGGCGTAAATTTTTGCATTATTTTCTTTGGCTTTCTTAATAAGCTCCTCTTTAAGGTTTTGATCCATTAATGCCCCTATGCTCATAATTATAACATTTTTACCCTTTTCCAGTATG
This genomic interval carries:
- a CDS encoding aspartate dehydrogenase — protein: MIVGIVGCGAIANIITNFALEGKLGVELRYFFDRDLERAENLASQINGKVVLNLEDMLEQVDVVIESASPLAVREIVPLILEKGKNVIIMSIGALMDQNLKEELIKKAKENNAKIYAPSGAIVGLDGIKAASIGHINKATLITRKPPRSLGIETDEEKILYEGKASEAVQRFPVNINVAAALSIACEIDVDVKIIVDPDVDRNEHEVNVQGDFGEFKTTTKNIRCSINPKTSVLAAYSAIKLLKGLNENFIVGT